The genomic segment TCGGCGATGGCGCGGGCGGGGGAACGGTCCTCCCTGGAGCGCCCGTTCAACAGGTCCTGCGCCGCTTCGACGAACTGGCGCAGCACGAGCCGCGCGTCGCCGATGACCGGGTACTCGACGTCGTAGTTCTTGCCCACGTCGATGGGATCGTCGGTGACCTGGATGAAGGTCTTGTCCGCCGGGATGGGCGTGGTCATGGGATGCCGGGTGAGGCTCGTTCCCGCCGCCAGCACCACGTCGGCCTGCGAGAGGAAGTGGTACACCGGCAGGTTCATGACGCCGGAAGCGCTGCCCAGCGCCAGCGGGTGGGACTCGGGGAACGCGCTCTTGCCGCCCATGGTGGTCACCACGGGCACGCGGGTGAGTTCCGCCAGCTCCAGCAGCTCGGGCGCGGCCTCGGCGTAGAGCACCCCCTGGCCGGCGAGGATCACGGGGTCCCGTGCTTCCAGCAGCGCCTTCGCCGCCGCCGTGACGTCGCGCGGGTCCGCCTGCGACACCGCCGCCTTCACCGGGCGGTAGCGCTCGACCACCGCCGCGTCGATCTCTTCCCCGGCCACGTCCGCGGGGATCTCCACCATCACCGGGCCGGGACGCCCCATCCTGAGCCGGGCGAACGCCCGTCTCATGGTGTCCACCACCCGGTCGGCGGTGGTGACCTGCTCCACGAACTTGGTGACCGGCGCGTAGTTTCTCAGGGAGCTGAACTGGGGAAAGACGCCGTCCCGTTCGCGCGTGTGCCCCAGGGGCAGCAGCAGCATCGGCACGGCGTCCGAGAAGGCCGTGGCCACGCCCGCGTAGGCGTTCTCCGCCCCGGGCCCGAACTGCATGGCGAACACGCCCGGCGGCGTGCCGTTGTTGACCCGGCTGTACCCGTCCGCGATCCCCACCCCCACACGCTCCTGGCGGCAGATGACCGGACGGATGCCCACCGCGGCCGCCGCTTCGATCAGGGTCGAGGTGGGAAAGGCGCTCAGGTAGCGCACTCCCTCGCGCTTCAGGATCCGCGCGATCACGTCCACTGTTCTCATGGTGTCGACTGCTCCCTCCTGACGCTTCCGGGCAGGTTCATGCGTTTCCGGGCAGCGGCAAGGCAAAGTCCCGGCAAAGCGCGTCCCACGTGCCCAGCTCGGCCAGAGTGCGCAGGGTCGCCAACGTCGGCGGGATGATGGCCATGCGTCCCCGCTCGGCCCGTTGCAGCCCCTCCACCGGGGTGATCCACAGGCTTTCCGTCACCTCTTCCGAAACTTCCAGCGGCGTCTGCCCCTCCGGCAGGGCGGCCAGGAAAAAGCGAGTGTCGAAGCGCATGGCGTAACGCTCGGGCGTGGTGCGGTGATAGAAATAGACCAGCTTGCCGACGTCGCAGCAAAGCCCCTCGGACGCCAGCAGGTCCGGGAAGCTCACCTCCCGGCCCAGCAGCGCCGTGCGCCTTGCCACCACGCGTTCCCAGGTCCGCGGGGCGACCGCCGCGCCGTTCTCCCGCGTCACGCACAGCAGCACCCCCACTTCCTCGTAAAGCTCGCGTATGGCCGCCACCCAATGGCCCATGGCATCCTCGGCGCTCAGATCGTCGCCAAGCCGCGTGCGGGCGTCCGCGGGCGAGAGCCCGCGACACATCTCCAGCATCGCCGGCGACGCATCCGCCCCCTTGACGGCGCCTCCCGGAAACACGAAGAAGCCCCCGAGGAAGCGCATCTCCTGCGGCCGTCTCGTCATGAAGATCTCGAACGCGCCTGCCTGCGCCGGACGCACGAGCACAAGCGTGGAGGCTTTCCTGGGAACGGACGGGACCGGCATTTCCTGCATTTGTCCTCGGGTGCAACCGGTGGCCGGCGGCAACTTCGGCGTCACTGCGCGCGAAGCTTGGCCAGCAGGCTCGCATAGGAACTCCGGTTGATCACGCGGTTGAACTGGGCGCGATAGTTGTTGACCAGGCTGATGTCCTGGATGACGACGTCATAGATGAGCCATTTGCCGGCGGCCTCCACGCGATGCAGGCGGTAGTCGATGTCAAACCTGCGTCCCTCCCGGTCCACGATCCGCGTATCGACTTGTGCATAACGGCCGTCGACTTCCTCGCCGGTGAAGTGCAGGCGCTGAGCCCGGTAGGCGGCGATGCGGCTCGTATAGGTCTTCTCCAACAGGGCGCCGAAGAGCCGGGTGAATTCTTCCCGCTCATCCGGTGTCCGCCGGCGCCAGTGCGAGCCCAGCGAACGCCGGGCCATCTCGGGGAAGTCGAAGAGCGGCAGGAAAACCGCCCTGACTCCTTCGACCCTGGCGTCTTCCTGAAGGCCGGGGTCGCCGAGGATCGCGAGGCCGGCGCGCAACGCCTGCTCGACCTCGCTTCTGGGACCCCCCTCCGCCCACGCGGCCGACACCAGGCAACACGCCACCACCAGCAAACTGCACAGCCACGAGCGTCCGGAGCTCATGCATGCGCCTCGCATATCCGCAAATGTCTGCTCCATGACACCCTGACCCACCCAATCTAAGCAATAATCTCCGGGAAGCCAAATCAGTGTCCTGTGTCACAAGGAGCGGGCCGCGGGTCCCGGACGGAGGGGCAGGCCCCGTGAATCAGGCCAGCCGGACCATCTTGGAGAAATCGTATACGGCGGGGACGTCGCCCTCGAACTCCCATTCCACGCGGGACGCGTCGGCCCCCTCGCCCATGTGCCGCTCCAGGAAGCGCAACAACAAGACCCAGGCATCCTCGGCCGCTTCCGGCCGGTAGCGCCCCGGCATGGTGTCGTTGAGCCAGCCGTGAGGCGCGTCTCGGAAGATGCGGATGTTGTAAGTCTTCCAGGCGTCCTCCAGGGCGCGCCGGAAACGGCGCACGTCATCCACCGAGATGATGTGGTCGTTGTCGCCGAACACCCCCAGCACCGGGCAGGACAGGCGCTGGATGAACTCCCCCACCGAGGTGGGGCGCTCCTCGTGGGGCTCCCAGTCCCGCTGGTAGATGCCGCCGTAGAACACCACCGCGCAGCGCAGGTCGTCCCGGTGGGCCGCCGCCAGCAGGGGCTGGCGTCCCGTCTGGCACACGCCCATCACCGCGAGGCGCCCGCCGTCGACGTCGTCGAGACCGCGCAGGTAGCGGACGCACTCGTCCAGGTCCGTGAGCGCTTCGTCGTCCCGGATGCCGACACCGATGTCGCCGCGCGCCAAGGCTTCCCGGTCGCCGGTGAAACGGGAGAACATGTCGGGCGCCAGGGCCACGTAGCCGTTCCGTGCCAGTCGCTCGGCGATGTCCGTGGTGTGCTGGACGACCCCGTAGCGCTCATGGAGCTGGATCACGGCAGGATGGCGGCCGCCTTCCGCGGGTCTCGCCAGATAGCCCTTCTTGCCCGGAGCGAACTCGACCTCGGATATCATGTGCGGTCCTCCTGTCTGCGCCGCGCCTCGGCGGGAGCGCCGACTGTATTCGTCATTCCCGCGAAAGCGGGAATCCAGGGGTGGCGAGGGGCGAGACGTACATGCTCCCAGCCTCCCCCAGCCTGGATTCCCGCTTTCGCGGGAATGACGTCTCAGGGTTCCGAGGCGTTGGTGCTGCCCCTCCATGTGATTTCCAAACGTAACAGATGAGGTGTGATGAAGCGATTGAAGTGACGGGCCTGTTGCCGCGTGGATTTGCGGACCACTGCGTTGGATTGTACGCTGCCGGTGTACGCTTGTCTCGAATCGCCCATGCCACGCATCACCGGAATCGAAGCGCGTCCCCTGGACGTGGCGCTGAAGGCGCCCTTCACCATCTCCGGCGCGCGCCTGGACAGGGTTTCCAACGTCGCCGTGCGACTGGACCTCGCGGGCGGCGTGAGCGGATGGGGGGAGATTCCGACCCTGCCCACGGTCACGCCGGAAGATCAGGCCGCGGCGCTGGCGGCGGCACGCCGGGCCGGGGCGGAATGGACCGGCAAGGAGGCCCTGCGCTGGCGTCCGCTCCTCGCCGCCCTCTCCGCCGCCCTGCCCGGCGCCCCCACGGTCCGGGCCGGCCTGGAAATGGCGCTGTTCGACGCCCTGGCGCGGAGCCAAGGCATTGCGCTCTTCGAATACTTCGGCGGCGCGTCGGCATCCCTGGAGACCGACATCACCATTCCCATCTGTGAACCGGCGGAGGCAGAGACGCTCGCCACGGAATATCGCGCCCGCGGGTTCACCGCGCTGAAGACCAAGGTCGGCGGCGACGTCGACGGGGACATCGCGCGCGTCCGGGCCATCCGCGCGGGTCATCCGGAGTGCCGTCTCATCCTCGACGCCAACGAAGGCTACGACGCGGCGCAGGCACTGGCCGTGCTGGGCACGTTGCGCCGCCTGGGGCTGGAGCCCGCCCTGCTGGAGCAGCCCGTGCCGCGAGAAGATCGGGACGGCCAGGCGCGCCTGGCGCGCGAGGCGGGCGTGCCGGTGGCGGCGGACGAGTCCTGCCGCTCCGCCGGCGACGCCGCGCGCATCGCCCGCGACGGCCTCGCGCAGGTGATCAACGTCAAGCTCGCCAAGTGCGGCGTGGCCCAGGCGCTGGAGATCATCGCCATCGCCCGCGCCTCCGGCCTCGGGCTCATGATCGGCGGCATGGTGGAGACGCGGCTGGCCATGGGCTTCAGCGTCCATCTGGCGGCCGGCACCGGCGCCTTCCAATGGATCGACCTCGACACGCCCCTGCTGCTGGCGGAGGACCCGGTGCGCGGCGGCTACACCGTGGACGGACCGCGCTATGAACTGGGGCATATCACCGCGGGCCACGGCGGGGAGTTGGCGGCACGGTGAAGTTCCGGCCCGCCATCATCGTGCACGGCGGCGCCGGGCGCGGTTCGGGCGCGCAGCAGCGCGACCGTCTCGCCGGTTGCCTGGCGGCGGCCCGGACCGGCTGGACGGCGGTGCGCCAAGGGTGCTCGTCGCTGGACGCGGTGGAGGAGGCCGTGGCGGTGCTCGAGGACGATCCGGTGTTCAATGCCGGCACCGGTTCAGCGTTGAACGCGGCAGGAGAAGTGGAGATGGATGCCGCGCTCATGCGCGACACCCTCGCGGCCGGGGCCGTAGCCGCGGTCTCGGGCATCCGCAACCCCATCCGGCTTGCGCGGAAAGTGCTCGACGACGGCCGTCATGTGATGCTGGCGGGCCAGGGCGCCCGCGACTTCGCACGCCGGGCGGGCATCGAGCTGGTGCCGGGCGGCACCCTGGTCACCCAGGCCCAGCGCAAACGCTGGAACGCAGGCCACGGCACGGTGGGCTGCGTTGCCGTCGATGCCCGCGGCCGCCTCGCCGCAGGCACGTCCACCGGCGGCACCCTGGGCAAGCTCCCCGGCCGTGTCGGGGACTCGCCGCTCATCGGTTGCGGCACCTACGCCGACGCCGTCGGCGCCGCCTCGTGCACGGGCCAGGGCGAAGCCATCATCAAGGTCTTGATGGCCAAGACCGCGGTGGACCTCCTGGCCGCCGGGCTGACGCCCGCGACCGCGGCGAAGCGGGCGGTGGAACTGTTGGAGCGCCAGACCGGCGCCGAAGCCGGCCTCATCCTGGTGGATCGTTACGGCGCTGTCGGCTTCGCCCACAACGCGGAGGAGATGCCGGTGTGCGTCCTCACTCCGGAGGGACAGACCGCAACGGTGTACGGGTCAGGCCCAGATTCCGAAGCCGGGTCTTGAGGTACTCGGGCGGCATCGGCGAGTGGAGAATCTCGCGCACATCGGCGCCTGCCGTGCCGGGTTCCTCCGCTCGCGCCAGCAAGGCGTCCAGCGCCACCTGCTCCTCCGCCCATTCACGCAAGGGGTAAAGCGTGTCGAGCGCCGCCAGGCGCAGCTCGTAGGGCTCCCGGTACGCGCCCGTGGCTTCGATGAACTCCCGCACGGCCGGCGCGACCGCGTTGCCGGCCGGCTCCCCGCCCTCCACTCCGCGCCGTACGGCGCTGGAGGACTGGTTTCGGAGGTGCGGCGGCAGGGTCAGCGGTTGCACCCGGTCCCTGTAGGAAGCGTTTTCAGGCCGGTCCAGCAGCGCGCGCAACGCCTCGTCGCCCCATTCCTCCCGGTTGGCGGCGATCAGCCGCACGTGCGCGAACAGCGTGTCCAGGGCGGCGCCGCGGTCTTCGTAGTACCTGGCGTCGAAGATCTGCAGCACCTTGTCCATGCCCACGATGAACCGCAAGTCCGCATCATCGCCGAAACACGCGCGGCACGCGGGCGCCTGATCGGAGTAGAGGCCGCGGTTGGTCACCACGGCCGCGGCCCAGGGGTCGTCCGCGGTCAACAGTGACAGCAGCAAGAGCCGGTCCTCGCGGCACAGCCCTTCCACGCGTTCCTTGTCGACGATGACGCTGCTGAGGGAGAAGGCGACGGTATCGAGATCAAACCGCCGCCGGGCCTCCCTGGCCAGTTCCAGGTGGGCGAGCGTAGGCGGGTTGAAGGAGCCCGGCAATACGCCCACACGACCGCCGCGGACAGGCTCCGGGCCGTGCACCACGACGGCCTCGGGCGCATCCGCGGCCTCGACCCGGTCCAGCGCCTCACGGTAGCCGAAGAGGCGCTTCAGATCGCAGAAGTCGTGGGGCGACGAACTCTCCTACTTCCAGATGTGGGGACTCTCTTCCTCGGGGAAGTAGGCGCCGCAGAAGGGACAGTGGAACTCCATGCCGGAGCCCAGCATGTGCGGGTTCACCACGAACTTTCCACTGCATTTCGGACAAGTGACTTCGACTGCCTGACCCATGAGTAATTCCTTTCGTCCTGAATGATTCCGCGGGTTGCTCTACACGGTCGCCGGATCGGTCCGTCTCCCTACGACCAGTAGGTGGTCCGGTCGATGGGAATGTGCGACAGGATCTCGCCCGGAATGAAGTCCTCGACCTTGACCCGCTCCATGGCCTCGTCCGGCACCTTCGACACCGGCGAGAAGGGCCGGTCCAGCGGCCGCGTGGCGTCGACGATCATGCCGGAGGTCTTGATCTCGTCCACCAGCGACGGATCCAGGAAGTTGCCGCGGAAGAGCGGCTGCAGGATCGACACCTGGCGGTGCGGCTGCACGCGCGTGGCCAGCGCCCACAGGATGTCCGTGGGATTGTACACGTTGATGTCGTCGTCGAAGACGAAGACGTTCTTGGTGTGGTCGAAGGTGAGCGCCGCGGCCGCCGCCCGGCCGGGATCGCCTTCGGACAGCTTCTTCATGGCGATGAAGACGTTGTAGTGGGCATGGCGGCCCATCTTGCATACCGCGGTCACGCCGGGCACGGCTTCGCGGCAACGCCGGAGGTAGGCGCCCTCCCGCGGCAGGTCCATCCACGGCTTGTCGCCTTCCGGGGTGATGATGGACTGGAACATGGCGCCCTTGCGCCAGTTCATGGCCGTGACCTTGTACTCCACGCAGGTCGTGTATCGCTGCGGCCCGAGATAGCCCGGGGCCTCGCCGAAGGGACCCTCCACCACTCGCTTGTTGGGTTGCAGCAGGCCCTCGATGACCACCTCGGCGTCGGCCGGGATGAGGAAGTTGTCGCCCCAGGTGGACGACGGCGTGAGCCGCAGGGGCTCCTGCATGTAGCCGCCGATGATGTCGAACTCGCTCACCTCGAACGCGCCGCTGTAGCACGCGCCCATGTGGTAGGCCGGGTGATGCCCCAGCACGGTGGCCACGGGACACTCCATGTTGTTGTCCTCGTAGTCCTTGAAGATCTTCCACAGGTGGCGCGGCGAGGCGTAGAGCGCCGTGCTCTGGGGCGACTTGACCTCCATGCGGTGGTACGAGCAGTTGTAGATGCCGGAGGTGCGCTCCTTGGTGACGGTGGACATGACGATGTAGGGGCCGCCGTCCATGTAGTGATGGCGCATCACCGGGATCTGGTAGATGTCCACGTCCTTGCCGGTCTGGACGTTCTGCATCACCGGCGCCTGGTCCCGTTCGATGACCACCGGCTCGATGCGGTGCTCCTCGCGCTCCAGGCATATGTCGGTCATCACCTCCCGGCTCGTGTTCTTATCCAGCCCAAGAGCCACCTGGGTCTTGCCCTGGGAGATCTCGCAGTTCATGGTCAGCTTGATGTCGGACGGCTGGCCGTGAAGGTTCAGCGGGTTGTCGAAGACCAGGATGGGGAACTTCCTCAACTCATCCAGGTGCTTGATGAGCGCGCTCACGTCGTAGTGGGCCGGGTCCACCTGCTTGGTCACGTGGACCACCTCGTTGGGAATCTCCCGCTGGCAGTCTTCCAGAAACGATCCCAGGCTCTTGGGCATGTGTCACCTCTCTCGCGATGTGTTGGATACTCTGGCTTGGATTTTCCGAAGATTCTGCTCTTCGAAGACTACTGCGCTTCGAAGTTTTGGGTTTTTAGCCGAAGCCCCCGAGGTTGTCAAACCGCGCCCGAGCCGGATTAGCGGTTGACAGGCGGAGCCTACCCGCAATAGAGAAGTGTCATGTCCGGGACACCGGACCAACTCAGGAAGGAGCATGCAATGAACCGACGTTCCGCAACTTTCGCAGCCGCAATCGTTACCCTGTGCCTCGCCTTCGGAACCGTGACCGCGGGGGCCGCCGACGTCTCCTTCAAGGGGAAGACCGTCGCCATCCTGATCCCCTACTCCGTGGGCGGCGCCGCCGACATCATGGCGCGCCAGATGCTTCCGTTCATCGGCAAGCAGATCCCCGGAAACCCCACCACCATCATCAAGAACATGCCCGGCGGCGGGGGCATCGTGGGCGAGAACTGGGTGTACAACTCGGCGCCCGCCGATGGCACCGTCATCGGCCAGTTCTCCACCTCGGTGACCGACACCATCTTCAAGCCCGACAAGGTCAAGTTCGAGCTCGCCAAGCTCCAGTGGCTGGGGGGCGTGCGCGAAACCACCGTCACCTTCGTCAGCAAGGACTTGGGCATCACCAAGGGCACCGAGCTGGGCGGCGTCAAGAAGAAGCTCTTCTTCGGCACCACCTCGATCCAGAGCCCGCGGTCGATGATCCCGCGGCTGCTCCTGAAGATCCTGGGCAAGGACCACAAGCTGGTGACCGGATACGGCAGCAGCGGCGACATGCGCGCGGCCATCCGCCGGGGCGAGCTGAACATGACCAACGACAGCCAGAGCGGCTACTTCGCCGCGGTGCTGCCGATGGTCGAGGAAGGCGCGGTGGTGCCCATTGCCCAGGAAGGCACCGTCCAGGACGGCAAGATCATCCGCGACCCTCGGCTGCCGGACCTGCCGACCTACTACGAGATCGTCCTGGAGCTGAAGGGCGAGTCCATCAGGAAGGACCCCAACTACCGGGCCATGGAACTCCTGGCCTACCTCGGCGGCGTCCGCCGTGGCTGGATCTACGCGGCGCGGGTCCCCAGGAACGTCTTCAACACCATGGCGGCAAGCTTCGACAAGTTCCTGAAGGACAAGGAGATGGTCGCCCACTTCAAGAAGGCCATCGGCTTCCAGTTGGTGTCGCTGAACGCGCCCGCGGCCCAGGCCATCATCGACAAGGTCGTGGAGATCCAGAAGCGCGACCCGGAAGCCCTGGAGATCCTGAAGGCCATGGCCAAGAAGCCCTGAACCGGGTCGCGGCCTTCGCCCGGGTGCTGCCCGCCCCGCAGGGGTTTCTCGTTGCCGGCAAGGAGCGATCACCCTTAGGGGCGGGTATCACCGGATCCCCTTATCGTGAACCTCAAACGTAGCCTGGGCTGGCTCGTCTTTCTAGCGGTCCTCGCGGTCTGGATCTTCCTGGCCCAGGGCATGGCCGGAAAGATTGGCGCGGCCTCGCTGGAAGGGTTGGTCCGTGTCTTCTCCTGGCCCGCCTTCGGCTACCTGCTGCTGGGCAACCTCATCGGATTCGCCGTGGGCATGCTGCCGGGCCTAGGCGGGCCCGTCACCATGGCCCTCATGCTCGGCTTCGCGTTCCAGCTCAAGATGGACGCGGTGGAGGCGTTCTCCTTCCTGCTGGGGATGATGGCCGTCACCGCCACCACCGGCGACATCACCTCCATCCTCTTCGGCATCCCCGGCGAAGGGTCCACCGCCTCCACCATCGTCGAAGGCCATCCCATGGCCAAGAAGGGCGAGGCCGGACGGGCCCTGGGCGCCTCGCTCATGAGCTCGCTCATGGGCGCGCTCATCGGCGCCGGCGCCATCGCCGTGGCCATCCCCATCGTGACGCCGCTGGTGCTGGCCATGGGCACGCCGGAGTTCTTCATGCTCACGGTGGCCGGCGTGACCTTCGTGGGCGCGCTGAGCGGCGGCAGCGTGGTGAAGGGACTGGCCGCCGGCGGCCTGGGCTTCATGTTCTCGCTGGTGGGGCTGGACATGCAGACCGCCACCGAGCGCTATACCTTCGGCACCATGTACCTCTGGGGCGGCGGCGAGACCGGCGGCGCCGGCATCGGCCTGGTGCCGGCCACGGTGGGGCTGTTCGCCATCCCCGAGATCATCGACCTCGCCACCAAGGGGGGCAGCATCGCCCAGGCCCACGTGGGCCGTCTCGGCGGCGTGCTCCAGGGGGTCAAGGACGCCTTCCGCCACTGGTGGCTGGTGGCCCGGTGCAGCGCCATGGGCACCTACATCGGCATCATCCCGGGCATGGGCGGGCCGGTGTCCCAGTGGGTGGCGTACGCCCACGCGATGCAGTCCTCGGGCAAGCACGACCGGGTGGGAACCGGCGTCATCGAAGGCGTCGTGGGCCCCGGCGCGGCCAACAACTCGACCCTCGGGGGAGCGCTCATCCCCACCATCGCCTTCGGCATCCCCGGCAACGTCACCACCGCCATCCTGCTGGGGGCGTTCCTGGTCCTGGGTCTCCGTCCCGGCACTTCCATGCTGACCAAAGACCTGGACGTCACCTTCTCGCTGGTGTGGGTCCTGGTGGTGTCCAACGTCATCACGGTGTCGGTCTGTTTCCTGTTCCTGAACCAGTTGGCCCGCCTCACGCGCATCAAGGGAACGCTGCTGATACCGCCGCTGCTGCTGTTCATCTACCTGGGCTCCTACACCCACACCAACAGCTTCGGCGACATCATCGTCACCCTGATCTTTGGCGCCCTGGGCTGGCTCATGGTGGTGTTCGACTGGTCGCGGCCGGCGCTGCTGCTGGGCCTGGTGCTGGGCCGGCTGGCGGACAACTACCTCTGGATCACCTATTCGCGCTACGAGTTCGGTTTCCTCGCGCGTCCGGGGGTGCTGATCATCCTCGGCATCATCGTGATGAGCATCGCCTACCCGCTCATCAAGAACCGCGGGCGCGGGCAGGCGGCGGAGACGGCCCCATGAGCTTCCGCGGACTCTCCATTGCCTTCACCGGCGGACTGTTCCTGATGATGGCCTGGGCCCTGTGGGAGGCTTTCGGCTGGGAGTTGCAGGCCAGCCTCATGGCTTGGCTCATCGGCCTGCCCACGGCGGCACTGTTGGCGGCGCAGCTCGCGCGGGAGCTTGCCGGGCGGTCGGAGAAGGCCGTTGCCGCCGATGAAGACGGGCCGGGCCTCCTCGACGCCTCGCTGGTGGAGCGTGAGGCCGAGCCCCTGGACCCGGCCGAGGAACGGCGCCGCACCGCAGGGATCATCGCCTGGATACTGGGCTTCGCCGCCGCCATCTGGCTGCTGGGCTTTCAGTTCGGCATCGGGCTGGCGGCCCTGCTCTACCTCAAGTGCGCCGGCGAGAAGTGGCTGGCGGTCATCGGCATCACGGTGGCGGTGCTGGCCGGGGTGGTGCTGGTGTTCGACTGCGGCATGCACATCTTCTTCGCCGAAGGCAAGCTCTTCACCTGGAGCGGCGTGAACACGAGCCCGCTCTTCAACGGCTTCTGCTACCAGGTGACGAGTCCGTTCAAGGGGTGAAGGGATGGAACGCCGGCTTAGCCTATAGCGCGTACAGCGCCCGGGCGTTGTCGCTCAGGATCTTGCGCTTCTGCTCCTCGCTGATGGCGCCGTTGCCCTTGAAGATGGTGAAGGCGTCCACCTCGCTGGAAGCGTCGGTGTGGCCGTAGTCGGTGCCGATGACGATGTTGTCGTCGCCCGCGTACTTCAGCACGTAGGGGAAGTCGTCGTCGGTCTGGGCCGACACGTAGACGTTGAAGGCCTTCATGGGGTTGTCGGGGTATTCCGCCGTACCCGACCGGCGGATGGTTTCGTTCACCACCCACGGCACCCACTGGGCCGATGATTCGATGAAACCCCAGCGCAGGTCCGGGAAGACCTTGGGCACCTCGCTCATCATCAGCGTGAAACAGGTGGACACGGTGGGGATGCGGAACACCGGCAGGCCGCCGCCGCTGTCGTAACGCGGGCGGAACTGCGTCGCCAGGCGCGGGCTGGCGTTGGCGATGTGGATACCCATCATCATGTCGAGGCGCATGGCCTCGTCGAAGATCGGGTAGAAGTACGGGTCCACCAGATGCCGGTCGCCCTCGAAGGGGCGCAGGCACACCCCCACCGCACCGTTCTCCTTGCTGAAGCGGATCTGCTCCAGCGATTCGCCGATGGTCATGGCCGGCACCACGCACACCCACCGGAGACGCCCGCCTCCGTCCTTCCACACGTCCGCCATCCAGCGGTTCCAGCTCGCGCACAGAGCGATCTCGACGTCGGCGCGGTCCGTCAACTGCTCGATCCACAGCGTGTTGTAAAGGACCTGGACGTCGATGCCGAGCTTGTCCAGATGGTCGACGCGGAGCTGCACGTCACGCAGCTCGCGCGCCTCCTTGGGCGTCTGCATCTGCCGCCCGGCCTGGGCCGAGACTTCATCGAGCTGCTGCTCGCTCAGCGTGCGGAAACGGAACCCCAGCACCTTCCCGTCCAGCACCCAGTACTGTGTCGTGGAATCCTCGGGAGCGAAGAGCTGAGGGCGGAACTTCTTCTCGGACCCGTCCAGATAGTCCCACGTTTGCTCGGTCTCCACCACGTGGGCGTCCGAGTCCACCACCAGGGTCTTGCCGTTGCCGGACATTTGAATTCTCCTTTCGCGCGAAGCCCGCGGGGCGGCGATCCGCCGCCGGCCGGCCGCTATTCGATGCCGTAGAGGTCCCTGGGATTATCGCTCAGGATCTTCCAGCGCGCCGCGTCGTCCACCGTCGGGTCCGCCTTGAATCGCGTGATGGCGTCCACCTCGCTGGACGTGTCGGTGTGGCCGTAGTCGGTGCCGATGACGATGTTGTCCTCGCCCGCGTACTTCAGCACGTACGGGAAGTCGTCGTCGCACTGGGCGGTGACGTAGACGTTGTACTCCTTGAGCGGATTGTCGGGATAGTCGGCCGTGCCCGAGCGCCGCCGGGCCTCGTTGACGATCCACGGAATCCACTGGGCCGAGGTCTCGAT from the Deltaproteobacteria bacterium genome contains:
- a CDS encoding thiamine pyrophosphate-requiring protein codes for the protein MRTVDVIARILKREGVRYLSAFPTSTLIEAAAAVGIRPVICRQERVGVGIADGYSRVNNGTPPGVFAMQFGPGAENAYAGVATAFSDAVPMLLLPLGHTRERDGVFPQFSSLRNYAPVTKFVEQVTTADRVVDTMRRAFARLRMGRPGPVMVEIPADVAGEEIDAAVVERYRPVKAAVSQADPRDVTAAAKALLEARDPVILAGQGVLYAEAAPELLELAELTRVPVVTTMGGKSAFPESHPLALGSASGVMNLPVYHFLSQADVVLAAGTSLTRHPMTTPIPADKTFIQVTDDPIDVGKNYDVEYPVIGDARLVLRQFVEAAQDLLNGRSREDRSPARAIAELRAAWLEAWDEKLTSDEVPINPYRVIAEFMKAVDPAEAIVTHDSGSPRDQIMPFYRSAGPRSYLGWGKSHGLGTGLGLNLGAKLAAPDKFVVNFMGDAAFGMTGLDFETAVRSELPILTIVLNNSTMAVETRHMTVSHERYGSRDLGGNYADMARAMGGWAERVEDPAAVGPAIVRARRATEGGRAALLEFITGAEIEYSYKGAF
- a CDS encoding ABC transporter substrate-binding protein, producing MSSGRSWLCSLLVVACCLVSAAWAEGGPRSEVEQALRAGLAILGDPGLQEDARVEGVRAVFLPLFDFPEMARRSLGSHWRRRTPDEREEFTRLFGALLEKTYTSRIAAYRAQRLHFTGEEVDGRYAQVDTRIVDREGRRFDIDYRLHRVEAAGKWLIYDVVIQDISLVNNYRAQFNRVINRSSYASLLAKLRAQ
- a CDS encoding dienelactone hydrolase family protein; protein product: MISEVEFAPGKKGYLARPAEGGRHPAVIQLHERYGVVQHTTDIAERLARNGYVALAPDMFSRFTGDREALARGDIGVGIRDDEALTDLDECVRYLRGLDDVDGGRLAVMGVCQTGRQPLLAAAHRDDLRCAVVFYGGIYQRDWEPHEERPTSVGEFIQRLSCPVLGVFGDNDHIISVDDVRRFRRALEDAWKTYNIRIFRDAPHGWLNDTMPGRYRPEAAEDAWVLLLRFLERHMGEGADASRVEWEFEGDVPAVYDFSKMVRLA
- a CDS encoding dipeptide epimerase is translated as MPRITGIEARPLDVALKAPFTISGARLDRVSNVAVRLDLAGGVSGWGEIPTLPTVTPEDQAAALAAARRAGAEWTGKEALRWRPLLAALSAALPGAPTVRAGLEMALFDALARSQGIALFEYFGGASASLETDITIPICEPAEAETLATEYRARGFTALKTKVGGDVDGDIARVRAIRAGHPECRLILDANEGYDAAQALAVLGTLRRLGLEPALLEQPVPREDRDGQARLAREAGVPVAADESCRSAGDAARIARDGLAQVINVKLAKCGVAQALEIIAIARASGLGLMIGGMVETRLAMGFSVHLAAGTGAFQWIDLDTPLLLAEDPVRGGYTVDGPRYELGHITAGHGGELAAR
- a CDS encoding isoaspartyl peptidase/L-asparaginase family protein; amino-acid sequence: MKFRPAIIVHGGAGRGSGAQQRDRLAGCLAAARTGWTAVRQGCSSLDAVEEAVAVLEDDPVFNAGTGSALNAAGEVEMDAALMRDTLAAGAVAAVSGIRNPIRLARKVLDDGRHVMLAGQGARDFARRAGIELVPGGTLVTQAQRKRWNAGHGTVGCVAVDARGRLAAGTSTGGTLGKLPGRVGDSPLIGCGTYADAVGAASCTGQGEAIIKVLMAKTAVDLLAAGLTPATAAKRAVELLERQTGAEAGLILVDRYGAVGFAHNAEEMPVCVLTPEGQTATVYGSGPDSEAGS
- a CDS encoding zinc ribbon domain-containing protein, with translation MGQAVEVTCPKCSGKFVVNPHMLGSGMEFHCPFCGAYFPEEESPHIWK
- a CDS encoding UbiD family decarboxylase, whose product is MPKSLGSFLEDCQREIPNEVVHVTKQVDPAHYDVSALIKHLDELRKFPILVFDNPLNLHGQPSDIKLTMNCEISQGKTQVALGLDKNTSREVMTDICLEREEHRIEPVVIERDQAPVMQNVQTGKDVDIYQIPVMRHHYMDGGPYIVMSTVTKERTSGIYNCSYHRMEVKSPQSTALYASPRHLWKIFKDYEDNNMECPVATVLGHHPAYHMGACYSGAFEVSEFDIIGGYMQEPLRLTPSSTWGDNFLIPADAEVVIEGLLQPNKRVVEGPFGEAPGYLGPQRYTTCVEYKVTAMNWRKGAMFQSIITPEGDKPWMDLPREGAYLRRCREAVPGVTAVCKMGRHAHYNVFIAMKKLSEGDPGRAAAAALTFDHTKNVFVFDDDINVYNPTDILWALATRVQPHRQVSILQPLFRGNFLDPSLVDEIKTSGMIVDATRPLDRPFSPVSKVPDEAMERVKVEDFIPGEILSHIPIDRTTYWS